Proteins from one Thermococcus sp. genomic window:
- a CDS encoding UPF0146 family protein: MLEGIAEFISKNFPKGKAVELGIGFQPKVALKLMELGYNVLAVDWNEKAVENARKLGINAVKDDLFSPSLKLYRDAVVLYSVRPTPEIMGPIAKLSHRTGVPAVILPLSGDTVPRGFKLINHDNLAIYVYKPRTK, encoded by the coding sequence ATGCTGGAGGGAATAGCGGAGTTCATCTCAAAAAACTTTCCAAAGGGAAAAGCGGTGGAACTCGGAATTGGCTTCCAGCCAAAGGTTGCCCTAAAGCTCATGGAACTTGGTTACAACGTTCTAGCCGTGGATTGGAACGAGAAGGCCGTTGAAAATGCGAGAAAGCTTGGGATAAACGCAGTAAAAGACGATTTGTTCAGTCCGAGTCTTAAACTCTACAGAGATGCCGTGGTTCTGTACTCCGTTAGACCAACACCCGAGATAATGGGGCCAATCGCCAAGCTAAGCCACAGAACGGGCGTTCCAGCGGTTATTCTGCCCCTGAGCGGGGACACCGTTCCAAGGGGGTTCAAGCTCATCAACCACGACAACCTCGCGATATACGTTTATAAGCCACGAACAAAATAG
- the glmM gene encoding phosphoglucosamine mutase: MKLFGTAGIRGRLWEKVTPELAMKVGMAIGTYRDGKAVVARDGRTSSVMLKNALVSGLLASGMEVLDADLIPTPALAWATREHGDAGVMITASHNPPTDNGIKVFNGDGTEFYVGQERELEGIIFSGKFRRAEWNEIKTVKPLDVVDDYIGAVLDFVSHETSLRVLYDGANGSGNVLAPYLLREMGAKVISINAHVDGHFPGRKPEPRYENIAYLGKLVRELGVDLAIAQDGDADRIAVFDEKGNYVDEDTVIALFAKHYVEENGGGVVVTSINTGSRIDEVVEKAGGKVVRVPLGQPHDGIKRYKAIFAGEPWKLVHPKFGNWIDSFVTMALLIKMIDENGPLSKLASKIPVYYLRKDNVPCPDEFKAKVVENARKKLEEALGGEIKEVLTISGFRFNLRDGSWVLVRPSGTEPKVRVVVEGPSEKRRDRLFELAYKTVVKEVENLKRSAQV, translated from the coding sequence ATGAAACTCTTCGGCACGGCTGGGATTAGGGGTAGGCTCTGGGAGAAAGTAACCCCTGAGTTGGCGATGAAGGTCGGCATGGCCATCGGGACTTACAGGGACGGAAAGGCCGTCGTTGCCCGCGACGGGAGAACTTCCAGCGTAATGCTCAAAAACGCGCTCGTTTCCGGTCTTCTCGCGAGCGGAATGGAAGTCCTCGACGCGGATTTAATTCCTACACCCGCCCTGGCCTGGGCGACAAGGGAACACGGCGATGCGGGTGTCATGATAACCGCAAGCCACAACCCGCCGACAGACAACGGGATAAAGGTCTTCAACGGCGATGGAACCGAGTTCTACGTGGGGCAGGAGAGGGAGCTTGAGGGGATAATCTTCTCCGGGAAGTTCAGAAGGGCGGAGTGGAACGAGATTAAAACGGTTAAGCCCCTCGACGTTGTTGACGATTACATCGGGGCAGTTCTCGACTTTGTGAGTCACGAGACGAGCCTTAGGGTGCTCTACGACGGTGCCAACGGCTCCGGAAACGTTTTGGCCCCGTACCTGCTCAGGGAGATGGGAGCGAAGGTTATAAGCATAAACGCCCACGTTGACGGACACTTTCCGGGGAGAAAGCCCGAACCGAGATACGAGAACATAGCCTACCTCGGGAAACTGGTAAGGGAACTCGGTGTGGATTTGGCGATAGCCCAGGACGGGGATGCGGACAGGATAGCAGTTTTTGACGAGAAGGGCAACTACGTAGACGAGGACACGGTAATAGCGCTCTTCGCCAAACACTACGTCGAGGAGAACGGTGGGGGGGTTGTTGTTACCTCAATAAACACCGGCTCGAGGATTGATGAGGTCGTCGAAAAAGCAGGAGGAAAGGTCGTCAGGGTCCCCCTCGGCCAGCCCCACGACGGGATAAAACGCTACAAGGCCATCTTTGCCGGCGAACCGTGGAAGCTTGTCCATCCAAAGTTCGGCAACTGGATTGACAGCTTCGTGACGATGGCACTGCTTATTAAGATGATTGACGAGAACGGCCCGCTCTCAAAGCTCGCCTCCAAGATTCCGGTGTATTACCTCAGGAAGGATAACGTTCCGTGCCCCGACGAGTTCAAAGCTAAAGTCGTTGAGAACGCAAGGAAAAAGCTTGAGGAAGCCCTCGGAGGAGAAATCAAAGAAGTGCTCACAATCTCGGGCTTCCGCTTCAACCTAAGGGACGGCTCGTGGGTTCTCGTGAGGCCCAGCGGGACGGAACCGAAGGTTCGCGTGGTCGTCGAGGGACCGAGCGAGAAAAGAAGGGACAGACTCTTCGAACTTGCTTATAAGACCGTGGTAAAAGAGGTGGAAAATCTCAAACGAAGCGCGCAGGTCTAA